A region of Paenibacillus sp. JNUCC-31 DNA encodes the following proteins:
- a CDS encoding GntR family transcriptional regulator, whose amino-acid sequence MKKLALYKQIRENIIQKIKSGQLRPTDRIPSEQELMDEFRVSKITVKNALTLLADEGLIIRVQGKGSFVSSSLDVFSINSLPSRSASTMPLIGFIIPTMRTRVIQKLVDYTEQFLQESGLSMVLSITRESSSIESNVIRTLTELGVKGLIVFPTEDEKYNESLLRLSLDKFPCVFIDRYLRNIETYTITSDNYGGAYKAVSHLLSKSHQQIALISPENVNTAVEDRTLGFEKAYTDQGLSIDKSLWCHIPLDILRGEQALEYVSDFLQDHSGISAAFSLTEETARLTSTAISRLNNHSNIDLLSFDNPHLSGVAYVQQDEQEMARTAVRLLREQMEDVYSPKNAVIPVQLILP is encoded by the coding sequence TTGAAAAAGCTGGCGCTCTACAAACAAATTCGAGAAAATATTATACAGAAAATTAAATCAGGACAGCTTCGGCCAACGGACCGCATTCCTTCTGAGCAAGAACTAATGGACGAATTTAGAGTAAGTAAAATAACAGTCAAGAACGCCCTAACCCTACTAGCTGACGAAGGATTAATTATACGCGTACAAGGCAAAGGCTCATTCGTCTCTTCTAGTCTTGATGTTTTTAGCATCAATTCTCTGCCATCCCGCAGCGCGTCGACCATGCCACTCATCGGCTTCATCATTCCAACGATGAGAACCCGTGTCATTCAGAAACTCGTTGACTACACGGAACAATTCCTACAAGAATCCGGCCTCAGCATGGTACTAAGTATCACGCGCGAGTCCTCCTCTATCGAATCCAATGTCATTCGTACACTAACGGAGCTCGGTGTGAAGGGGCTGATCGTTTTTCCGACAGAAGATGAGAAGTACAACGAATCACTACTGCGTCTGTCGCTCGATAAATTCCCGTGCGTTTTCATCGACCGCTATCTGCGCAACATTGAGACGTACACCATTACATCCGACAATTACGGCGGTGCGTACAAAGCTGTCTCCCATTTGCTATCCAAGAGTCATCAACAGATTGCGCTCATCTCACCTGAGAATGTTAATACAGCCGTCGAGGATCGCACGCTCGGCTTCGAAAAGGCTTACACAGATCAAGGCCTATCGATTGACAAGAGCTTGTGGTGTCACATCCCTCTCGACATTCTACGCGGCGAGCAAGCATTGGAATATGTAAGCGACTTCTTGCAGGACCACAGTGGAATTTCGGCCGCCTTCTCCTTGACTGAAGAAACTGCACGCCTTACATCGACCGCTATCAGTCGTCTGAACAATCACTCCAATATCGATTTGCTATCTTTCGATAATCCACATCTTTCAGGCGTAGCTTATGTGCAGCAGGATGAACAGGAAATGGCACGAACAGCCGTAAGGCTGTTACGTGAACAAATGGAAGATGTTTATTCTCCT